The Spartinivicinus poritis DNA segment CGGTTTTATGTCTGACTTTACACATTAAAGCTGTTGTTGAAGTAACACCGAATATTGAAATCCTGGATACGCTGCACCGTGATCAGAAAGCACAATGTATTGATACTGCCATACGCTTTGGTGCTTATCATGTGGGTACACTTGGTGACACCCTACTGTTTTATTTTGGTTATCCTAAAGTCAGTGAAAATGATTGCCGATTATCTGCCCGTACGGCCTTAGAAATTTTCAGTAACTTAACCAAAACCAATGCCTTGTTAAAGAAAACCCAAGGGGTTGAAATACACCCTAAAATAGGTATTCATACGGGTGCTGTCACTATCTATTCAGATGCTACACCAGAAGGTGAAACCCCCAATCTCGCCATGGAGCTAGCCCGCCTTGCTATGCCAATGCAAGTACTTTGCTCTGAGTTCACTAAAAATCAATTAGAACGTTACATTGAATTTGAACCAACCAGTGCTAAGGTGACTAGTTATCAGCAACGTAAGTTGCTTTTATACAGCTTAAAGGCTGAGCGTGCCGTTGAAGCCTTTGGCTTTTTACGAGCCAATCACTCCAATCAAAGCTTTATTGCCCGTCAGCATGAGCTAAATCAACTTATTAAGTTGTTAAATAACAATCAAATAAAAAACTCCACTGATCAGAATCATACCCAATTTGCACATGTGTGGGGTGAAGCAGGAATTGGCAAATCCCGACTTATCTTTGAATTTCGAAGGAAAGCTACAAGCTTTAACCACTATATTGCCCAATGTTTACCAGAGCATAAAAATAATGCACTATATCCAGTACTTAACCTATTAAAATATCAGTATGCTTTGGATTCAATATCACCTGAAAAAGCAATTCAAGTACTAAAAAGTCAAGTTAATAAGTCTGGTCAATTAGACGAAAAACAATCTATTCCAATACTTTGTTCTTGGTTAGGCTTACCATTACCAGATTATTTATCGGATGTTGCTTTTTCACCAGATTCCCAGAAACAAATCTTATTTATCACGTTAAGCTGCCTACTTAATCAGCAAAGTAATTTAACTTCCAACCAACATAACTTGTATATTTTCGAAGATATTCACTGGGCAGACCCAACTACCTTAGAGTTTATTGCTTATTGGCTAGCTAGTGAAGCGTTTGCTAAAAATCAGGCAATTTTTGTCAGCACCTCACGTGAAATAATACCCCAGCACCTATCAGCACATCCCTTTACTATCGTTGAGTTATCAAAGCTAGATTATAATAATACTGCCGAGTTTATTATTAGCCGCTTTGAACATCAAAATGTTTCTGATCAAGTGTTGGATATTGTTGCCACTCGAACTGATGGGATCCCCTTATTTATCGAAGAAATGGTCAATATGCTTAAGCAAAAGCAATTAGTCCAGTATTTAAATGGCATTATTGACTTTAGTAGTCCTGATAAAATCAATGAAGTCCCTTCCAGCTTAAGGGAGTCTCTCCAACAAAAACTGGATAGTTTAGTTTATGGCAAGGAAACCGCTCAATTAGCTGCGACCATTGGCCGTGAGTTTAATTATAAGTTGTTAGTATCAGCTTCTAGCCGCAGTGAAGAGCAAGTTCAAATAGACCTGAATGAGTTAATAGAAGCAGACCTGGTATATTTACAACGCAAAATTGGTGATGATACTTATATCTTTAAGCATGCTTTGGTTAGGGATGCAGCTTATGAAAGCATCCCCTCTGACAAGCTTGAAGGTTTTCATAAGTATGTAGCAGATACACTGGTTAGTCATTTCGAGGGTTTTATCAAAAACAACCCTGGTGTAGTTGCTGATCACTATCATAAAGCCAATGATTTCATTCTTGCAAGTCAATATGGCATTAAAGATGTCAGTAACTTGTCACAAAGATCTTTAGATCAAGAAGCTGAACAACGTAGTAAACAAGTCAATCAATGGATTGCCTTAATTAATTCTAATCAATCTGTAGAAAAAAGAATAACAAATGAGTTGCAACTCCAATTAAACTCAGCACTTTTACCTGTTAGAACAAAGATTCAAGGTTGGGGGGCAAAAGGTATCAAACAGCTTGCTGAAGAGAATATTCAGCTAATTAATCATATCAAAGATTCAAATAAAAGTAATTTGTCTAATAAGGAATTAAGTCAGCTAAAATATAAAGCAGAGTGGGTACTGCTGATATATCATCACTATCAAGGTAATAGAAAAATAGCCAGAAAACTAGGTGAAGAGCTTCTGAAGAAAGCTCGTCAAAAAAAAGACAGAATACAAGAGCTGATTGTTAGGACGACTTTAGGCCAGGCTTATTTTTTTGATTGCGACTTTTCATTAGCTAAAGAAACTCTAGCATGGGTAATAGAAAACTATGATCATGAAAAAGACATCAACTTAAATATTGAATATGGATTTGATCCCTATCACTTTTCTTCTGGAAATATCATGGCCATTGAGGCTCTTACTGGTAATATAACAAAAGCCCTACAGTATCGAGACAACTGTTTGGCACAGGCGATTAAAACCAATAATATATCAACGATCGCCACTGGTTACACCTGGGGCACTATTTATTATTTTATTATGTATGATCGAGAAGGTATGAGACAGTGGTGTGAAGAAGGTATAAAAAGTTACGGTAAAAAATTTCAAAACAACTGGATTCTTGATCACTTTTATATGAACTATGATTGGACTCAAAATCAATATGAGCGGGCAGCAAAGACAGTTAAAGATTGTATTGAATCCGGTCAAGTTGGCTTTTTACATTGGTACGATCCATTATTGGCAAGAACTTATATAGAGCATAGAATGTTTAATGAAGCAGTTAATATACTTGAAAGTTCATTAAAAAGATCACAAGGTTTTGGCGATATTTGCATTTTATCTATTCTTTATCGCCACCTTGCAATTGCTTATTATTGTCAAGCAGGCTACCTTAATAAAAAAAGTGAGGACTGTTTTCAAAAAGCTATTAGTGAAGCACAGCAGCGCCATAGTATATGGCAAGAGTTTATGGCAGTTTATGAATATTTAAAATACTCTGAGGTAACAAGCGATAGAAGAGGTTTATATCTACGACTAAAAGAAATCATTCTATTGCTTAAAGAGACGAATGATGAGAAACACCTAAATAACAATGCCCACTTTATTCAAGCAAACAGTTTAGTTTTAAGGAGATTTAAAGATGAAAGAGGTGCTATCCAGTGATTTTTTTACACATAAAAAAACATTCTCATACAATGGCTTTATAGATATTTCTAAAATCTCTCGACAATGGTTTTCATTAATGGTAAAGCTGAATGAGTCTCGCAGATTAGCAAACTTTTTCTCAGAAGACAGCTTAATTGATGATCCAAATGACGCAAAAAATAAAGTTTGGCAGATAAAATCAACCGAATATACAAGGTATTTTTTAACAACAGGGATTGCTATTTTTGATATATATAACCAGAAACCAAATATACTAGATAAGTATAAATACCAAGAAACTATGCCAGTAGATCGGGTAATTCTAGTAAAAGATAAGGATTTAGAATCTAAATTAGATAAACTAAAACAGTACCAGTTTAAAGATGGGCTTTATATTGAAAATGTAGAAAAGTGGCCTGGGTGTGGAATGGCTCTACCTGAAAAAGTACGTATTAGACTTAATCCAGATATTGTGTGGCCAATTTTTGAAGCTCAAATTAAGCAAAAATCATCTGACAAGCTTTATAAAATAAAAATTGGCAACTCAACAAATCAAATTAACTGGAGCTATGAAGAAATTGATATAGTTACAAAATTAACCCAAAAAGATGAGATTTTTATTTCAGGGCAAACAAAAGATTGTATAGACAATAATTGTTTGGAAAGATTTGATGAAGTTTCTTATCAACTTCAACAAGGAGCAACAAAAGTAAAGGTAAAATTCAAAGCAAATGAATACGAGTTTCAAAAAGATACTGCTTTATTGGTATTACCCTATACATGCCCTGCATTTGATATTCTAACAGAAATTAATTTCGATGGGACTAATGATATAGTTTTAACAACTACCTAGGGAACAAGTGGGGGCTGCTGCCCCTTAAAGAGGATTATGCCAAATTTATATAAAATCAACACTAGCTACCTCTATGCTAAACTAACATCAAACAAGTTAATTGCTTTATCAGAGTCAGATAGTTTTCTACTAGAGAGAGAAATTTTCTGTGACATACTTACTGAATTTGCTAACGTAAGCTTTAATATCGAAGAAATTGTAAGTCGATTGTCAAATATACACCCACCCGCTCTCATACTACGTGCATTTAATAAACTTGTATCTTCAAGCCTAGTTATATCCTTAAATAGGGAGCATAATATTCCTATTCATACTGATATAACTTTTTTAGTGAATCATACACCAACCAGCCTCAAAGATAAGGTGAAACTAATTGAGCTTGAGAAAAACTGCACTATCCACCCTTTACTGATACAACATGGTTTTAAGCTTTCTAATAATACTGATTTTTCGATTGTAGTAGTTAATGATTACCTTGACCCAAAGCTGGTTCAAATCAACCAAACCCAATTGAAAAATCAATCGCCTTGGTTGTTATTTAAACCCTTTGGAAACCAGGTCAGGATAGGTCCATTATTTGTACCAGGTAATAATACCCTATGCTGGCAATGCCTTGCTTATCGACTAAAAATGCACCAACCTTTTGCTTACTTAGTTGATAATGCAAGTAAGGTTATAAAACGAGCTAAACCTTTAGCAACAGAAGAGTCATTAACTATAGCTGTCAGACAACTTAAAAAAGTACTAGCAGAAATAGACTTAAAAGATGGTAGTCATTTATCATCAATATTGTGCCTTAACCTGGTAGAAGGAAAACTAGAGAGTCATAATGCTTATAAACGTCCTCAATGCCCAGAATGTGGAATGCCTTATAAGATTGACTATAGCAATCTACAAATAAATAATGAAAGCACAATTAGCGACTGTTCCGGAGGTTATCGCAGCACTTCTCCAGAGTTGACATACAACAAGTATCAATATTTAATTGACCCAATCACAGGTATTATTCCAGCCCTTAGAAATTATAGCAATGCAAATACTGCTCCTCTTTTTAACTATTCATCAGGACGCAACTTAGCCTTACAAAGTAAAAACTTATTTTGGTTAAATAATCATCTTCGATCCTGTAGTGGTGGAAAAGGAAAAAGTGCTCAACAAGCCAAAGCTGGTGCATTATGCGAAGCTATAGAGCGTTATTCAATGATGTACCATGGACAACAGCCTTGTAAGGTTGCCAGTTTGGTTGAACTAGGCAATAGCGCTATACATCCCAATAGCTGTATGAATTTTAGTGAACAGCAGTTTGCAAACAGAGAATCGATTAACCAACAGTCCTCATCATTTTACTCATTAGTTCCTATAAAATTTGATTCTCATCAGCAGCTTGATTGGGCTTCAGTTTACTCTCTAATCAACAAAGAAATAAAATACTTACCCTCTGCCTACTGTTATGCTCAATATCCACATGAAGATGAATCAGCATTGATCGCCTATCCAGATTCTAACGGCTGTGCTGCCGGAAATACCTATGCTGAGGCTATCTTACAAGGCTCACTAGAACTCATCGAACGTGATGCTGCTGCAATCTGGTGGTATAATAAAATACTCAGACCAGAAGTTGACTTACATAATATAGGCAATGATTACATTGCAACTCTTCTTGATTTTTATCGCTCAAAAGAGCGGAGCTTATTTGTTCTCGATATTACCACTGACTTAGGTATACCAGCTTTTGTTGCTGTTTCATACAACCTATCCAATAACAAAGAAATCATATATGGCTTTGGTTGTCATTTAAACACTTTAATTGCAGTCGAGCGCAGTATTATTGAGCTAAACCAACTACTTCCTATACTGCTGGATCAAAAGCTTGATCAATTGGACCACCAACTAAAAGACTGGTTAACCTTACA contains these protein-coding regions:
- a CDS encoding TOMM system kinase/cyclase fusion protein, whose translation is MESPELLLINKDVLLHSDKYSLIEKIGEGGFGQVYKAKQTNTGQLVAIKFLTLNPAFDADKKRRYIERFERETLLCSRLHHPHIVRLLDKGREKNNLLYAVFEYVEGLSLKERLAQSGPLLPAETGQIMAQVLDSLAHAHKQGVIHRDIKPANIMLSQVGATTHVKILDFGIGSLVNEARQLDYKTITLTQETLGTPSYSAPEQLRGEPPTPQTDIYVWGLVFLECLTGKPAVSGSNLASIFHKQLSHSNIPIPPAIAGHPVTVLLRRVLNKKVNERAANAAELYHEFSQINLATIVGDLSEQNSLSTPPTTTQAVTASYDKTLVDDTQFFYTSLTEVKQLTVLCLTLHIKAVVEVTPNIEILDTLHRDQKAQCIDTAIRFGAYHVGTLGDTLLFYFGYPKVSENDCRLSARTALEIFSNLTKTNALLKKTQGVEIHPKIGIHTGAVTIYSDATPEGETPNLAMELARLAMPMQVLCSEFTKNQLERYIEFEPTSAKVTSYQQRKLLLYSLKAERAVEAFGFLRANHSNQSFIARQHELNQLIKLLNNNQIKNSTDQNHTQFAHVWGEAGIGKSRLIFEFRRKATSFNHYIAQCLPEHKNNALYPVLNLLKYQYALDSISPEKAIQVLKSQVNKSGQLDEKQSIPILCSWLGLPLPDYLSDVAFSPDSQKQILFITLSCLLNQQSNLTSNQHNLYIFEDIHWADPTTLEFIAYWLASEAFAKNQAIFVSTSREIIPQHLSAHPFTIVELSKLDYNNTAEFIISRFEHQNVSDQVLDIVATRTDGIPLFIEEMVNMLKQKQLVQYLNGIIDFSSPDKINEVPSSLRESLQQKLDSLVYGKETAQLAATIGREFNYKLLVSASSRSEEQVQIDLNELIEADLVYLQRKIGDDTYIFKHALVRDAAYESIPSDKLEGFHKYVADTLVSHFEGFIKNNPGVVADHYHKANDFILASQYGIKDVSNLSQRSLDQEAEQRSKQVNQWIALINSNQSVEKRITNELQLQLNSALLPVRTKIQGWGAKGIKQLAEENIQLINHIKDSNKSNLSNKELSQLKYKAEWVLLIYHHYQGNRKIARKLGEELLKKARQKKDRIQELIVRTTLGQAYFFDCDFSLAKETLAWVIENYDHEKDINLNIEYGFDPYHFSSGNIMAIEALTGNITKALQYRDNCLAQAIKTNNISTIATGYTWGTIYYFIMYDREGMRQWCEEGIKSYGKKFQNNWILDHFYMNYDWTQNQYERAAKTVKDCIESGQVGFLHWYDPLLARTYIEHRMFNEAVNILESSLKRSQGFGDICILSILYRHLAIAYYCQAGYLNKKSEDCFQKAISEAQQRHSIWQEFMAVYEYLKYSEVTSDRRGLYLRLKEIILLLKETNDEKHLNNNAHFIQANSLVLRRFKDERGAIQ
- a CDS encoding TOMM precursor leader peptide-binding protein → MPNLYKINTSYLYAKLTSNKLIALSESDSFLLEREIFCDILTEFANVSFNIEEIVSRLSNIHPPALILRAFNKLVSSSLVISLNREHNIPIHTDITFLVNHTPTSLKDKVKLIELEKNCTIHPLLIQHGFKLSNNTDFSIVVVNDYLDPKLVQINQTQLKNQSPWLLFKPFGNQVRIGPLFVPGNNTLCWQCLAYRLKMHQPFAYLVDNASKVIKRAKPLATEESLTIAVRQLKKVLAEIDLKDGSHLSSILCLNLVEGKLESHNAYKRPQCPECGMPYKIDYSNLQINNESTISDCSGGYRSTSPELTYNKYQYLIDPITGIIPALRNYSNANTAPLFNYSSGRNLALQSKNLFWLNNHLRSCSGGKGKSAQQAKAGALCEAIERYSMMYHGQQPCKVASLVELGNSAIHPNSCMNFSEQQFANRESINQQSSSFYSLVPIKFDSHQQLDWASVYSLINKEIKYLPSAYCYAQYPHEDESALIAYPDSNGCAAGNTYAEAILQGSLELIERDAAAIWWYNKILRPEVDLHNIGNDYIATLLDFYRSKERSLFVLDITTDLGIPAFVAVSYNLSNNKEIIYGFGCHLNTLIAVERSIIELNQLLPILLDQKLDQLDHQLKDWLTLQSIDDHPYLLPSNSNKINPLNHYPDDHPTTISSAVNKITDHFAKAEIDLFMLDLTQPDIGMPVVKTIAPGLRHFWRRTGPGRLYTVPVKMGWLDSAYNEDELNPYSIVI